Below is a window of Vallicoccus soli DNA.
GTACGACTACTCGTCGGGCTCCCGCACCGAGCGCGAGCCCGACCCCGAGCACGTCGCGCTGGTGAAGGAGACCCGCGACGCCCTCATCGAGGGGATCATCGGCGAGTCCGAGGACGAGACGCTCATGGACCGCTACCTCGCCGGCGAGGAGATCGACGAGAAGGTGCTCGTCGAGGACCTGGAGAAGGCGGTCGCGCGCGGGTCCTTCCACCCCGTCCTGCCGGTCTGCGCGCCCGCGGGGATCGGGCTGCGGGAGGTGCTCGACGGGATCGTGCAGGGGTTCCCCTCCCCGCTGGAGCACCCGCTGCCGGCGGTGACGACCCCCGAGGGCGACCCGCGCGGGCCGCTCACCTGCGACCCCGACGGCCCGCTCGTCGCCGAGGTCGTCAAGACGACCACGGACCCGTACGTCGGGCGGGTCTCGCTCGTGCGGGTCTTCTCCGGCACCCTGCGCCCGGACACGGTGGTGCACGTCTCGGGGCACAACGAGCGGTTCTCGCGCGCGCCCGAGGAGGAGGGGCACGACGTGGACGAGCGCGTCGGCGCGCTCTCCTCGCCGCTGGGGGCGACGCAGCGCCCGGTCCCGCACGCCGTCGCGGGCGACGTCTGCGCGGTGGCGCGGCTCACCCGGGCCGAGACCGGCGACACCCTCTCGTCCAAGGACGCCCCGCTGCTCGTCGAGCCGTGGGTCATGCCCGAGCCGCTACTGCCGGTGGCGCTCACCGCCACGTCCAAGGCGGACGAGGACAAGCTCGCCCAGGGCCTGGGCCGCCTGGTCGCCGAGGACCCGACGCTGCGGCTGGTCGCGGACGCCGAGACGGGCCAGCTCGTGCTGTGGTGCATGGGCGAGGCGCACCTCGACGTGCTGCTGGAGCGGCTGCGCGGGCGGTACGGCGTGGGGGTGACCTCCGAGCCGCTGCGGGTGGCGCTGCGCGAGACGTTCGCCGGGCCGGCGCACGGGCGGGGGCGGCACGTCAAGCAGTCCGGCGGGCACGGGCAGTTCGCGGTGTGCGAGATCGACGTGGAGCCGCTGCCCGAGGGCTCCGGGTTCGAGTTCGTCGACCGCGTCGTCGGCGGCGCGGTGCCCCGGCAGTTCATCGCGTCGGTGGAGAAGGGCGTGCGGGCCCAGATGCGCAAGGGCGTCCGGGCCGGCTACCCGGTCGTCGACCTGCGGGTGACCCTGGTCGACGGGAAGGCCCATTCCGTCGACTCGTCGGACATGGCGTTCCAGACCGCCGGGGCGCTCGCCCTCAAGGACGCGGCCGCGGGGGCGGACGTGCACCTGCTCGAGCCGTTCGACGAGGTGTCCGTCCTCGTGGCGGACGAGTACGTCGGCGGCGTCATGAGCGACCTGTCCTCGCGCCGCGGCCGGGTCACCGGCACCGAGCCCGTCGGCTCGGGCCGCTCGCTCGTGCGGGCCGACGTCCCGCAGCTCGAGCTCACCCGGTACGCCGTCGACCTGCGCTCGGTCTCGCACGGCACCGGGTCGTTCACCCGCTCGTACGCCCGTCACGAGCCGATGCCCCCGGGCATCGCCGCCCGGGTGGTCGAGGGCGGCTGAGCGCAGGGACGCCGCCGCGCCCGGGGCCGGGCCCGGGCGCGGCGGCGCACCGCCTACGGCAGGGCGTTCGCGTCGATGACGCGGGCGTACCAGGCGGCGCTGTCCTTCGGGGTGCGCACCTGCGTGTCGTAGTCGACCCGCACGATGCCGAAGCGCTTCGAGTAGCCGTAGCCCCACTCGAAGTTGTCCATGAGCGACCAGACGAAGTAGCCGGTGACGTTGGCGCCGGCGGCGATCGCCTCGTGCACGGCACCGATGTGCGCGTCGAGGTAGGCGATGCGGTCCTCGTCGTGCACCCGGCCCTGCGCGTCGGGGACGTCGGGGAACGCGGCGCCGTTCTCGGTGACCATGAGCTCGAGGCCGGGGTGCTCGCGGTGCATCCGCAGCAGCAGCTCGCGCATCCCCCGGTGGTCGATGCTCCAGCCCATCTCGGTGTAGGGACCCGGCTGCTGCGGGAACTCGACGTCCTCGCACGCGACCCACGGGCTGTGCGCGCTGTTGCCGTGCCCGTCGGCCTCGACCCGCGGGGTGCTGCCGTCCCAGGCCCGCACGACGGTCGGGCTGTAGTAGTTCACCCCGAGCACGTCGAGCGGCTGGTGGATCAGCGCGAGGTCGCCGTCGAGCACGAACGACCAGTCCGTCACGCCGGCGGTGTCCTGCAGGACGTCCTGCGGGTACGCGCCCTCGAGCACCGGCCCGAGGAACACCCGGTTCTGCAGGCCGTCGACGCGCCGGGCGGCGTCCGCGTCGGCGTCCGAGGCGCCCTCGGGGCGGACCCAGGCGAGGTTGAGCGTCAGCGCCACCTGCGCCGACGGGGCCGCCCGGCGCACGGCCGCGGCCCCGAGCCCGTGGGCCAGGTTGAGGTGGTGCACCGCGCGCAGCGCGGCCAGGGGCTCGGTGCGGCCGGGGGCGTGCAC
It encodes the following:
- a CDS encoding elongation factor G-like protein EF-G2; the protein is MPHSSSAGAAGRAPAAPCPVRPQDVRDVVLVGHTGSGKTTLVEGLLAASGTVPRPGRVEDGTTVTDHDEAEKRQQRSVSLALAPLEHAGVKVNLLDAPGYADFVGDLRAGLRAADAALFVVSAVDGVDAATTMLWEECAAVGMPRAVLVTKLDKERAADFDDVVAICQRVFGDGVMPLYLPMAGDDGGLAGLLGLVTQTVYDYSSGSRTEREPDPEHVALVKETRDALIEGIIGESEDETLMDRYLAGEEIDEKVLVEDLEKAVARGSFHPVLPVCAPAGIGLREVLDGIVQGFPSPLEHPLPAVTTPEGDPRGPLTCDPDGPLVAEVVKTTTDPYVGRVSLVRVFSGTLRPDTVVHVSGHNERFSRAPEEEGHDVDERVGALSSPLGATQRPVPHAVAGDVCAVARLTRAETGDTLSSKDAPLLVEPWVMPEPLLPVALTATSKADEDKLAQGLGRLVAEDPTLRLVADAETGQLVLWCMGEAHLDVLLERLRGRYGVGVTSEPLRVALRETFAGPAHGRGRHVKQSGGHGQFAVCEIDVEPLPEGSGFEFVDRVVGGAVPRQFIASVEKGVRAQMRKGVRAGYPVVDLRVTLVDGKAHSVDSSDMAFQTAGALALKDAAAGADVHLLEPFDEVSVLVADEYVGGVMSDLSSRRGRVTGTEPVGSGRSLVRADVPQLELTRYAVDLRSVSHGTGSFTRSYARHEPMPPGIAARVVEGG
- a CDS encoding GH1 family beta-glucosidase: MTATDSTTAVPLVEPAAPAGRAFPPGFTWGSATASYQIEGAVAEDGRTPSIWDTYSHTPGKVLAGDTGDVAADHYHRVEEDVALMQSLGLRAYRFSVAWPRITPQVSADALGPVNEAGLRFYSDLVDRLVAAGITPAVTLYHWDLPQALEDAGGWTDRRTAARFAEYAEVVAAALGDRVRTFITLNEPWCSAYLGYASGVHAPGRTEPLAALRAVHHLNLAHGLGAAAVRRAAPSAQVALTLNLAWVRPEGASDADADAARRVDGLQNRVFLGPVLEGAYPQDVLQDTAGVTDWSFVLDGDLALIHQPLDVLGVNYYSPTVVRAWDGSTPRVEADGHGNSAHSPWVACEDVEFPQQPGPYTEMGWSIDHRGMRELLLRMHREHPGLELMVTENGAAFPDVPDAQGRVHDEDRIAYLDAHIGAVHEAIAAGANVTGYFVWSLMDNFEWGYGYSKRFGIVRVDYDTQVRTPKDSAAWYARVIDANALP